TTCTTGAGCTCCCCAAGGAAACGATGCGTGGTTGGAGTCGATTCAGTTCTGCGCATACGATTTCCTCTGGCAAATCGGGATGAAATTGATGAAGTAAGCCCGCTTGTGATTCCCGCACGTGACCTGTTTCACTTTTGGTGTTCCTGTTTCTCAAAATGGGCGATCGTATTTGTGATCCAGGAATCATAGCCTCCCCGTTTGGCATGATCCATCATGTCTTCCAGAATTTCATCATAGCTGATTTCTCCCTTAGCCGCGCTTTGCAATTTTGCGGGCACATTATGAAATAAATCAGCCAGATGAAAGACGACACTATTTTTGTGAATTCGACCTTCATCTCGCATTTCGATCAAGGCGAAATAGAATAATTTGTGAATGAGTTCTGTGTTGTTCATTGGAAAGGATCTCTGGAGTCCTGGCTTTCATCATCAAATCGTTCAAATGCGATTCTTGTTCCAACAGCGAATGCTTGTGATGCTCTCAGTTCTTTTAGTGATTGAAGCGGTTCGAGGGTGCCATCAATCACACCATCGACTTCTACCAGCACAATACCCAGCTCTGCATTTTCGAGACCCACGTCGACCTGTTCAAAGAGGTTTTTGGTTCCATTGAGTTCGCTTGTTGCCTGCTGCAGCGCGCGGTTGAGAAGCTGAATCTCGCCCAGGCGGGGGTCTGCCCCAGACACAGCGGGCCCACAGATTGTCGGGGCATGATCGTCCACATGAATCGTTCCAATCGGGTAGAAGTATCCCTGTTTTTAATTCCAGACAGAAAACATTTGACAATTTCACTAACAGATCAGTAAACTTTGAATTAATCTAATGTATATTAATAAACAAATGTTTTATCATATCTGCTCTTACATAATAACCAGTCCCATTTTGCACTGAATTCTAAGTGTGAAACGTTGTTTTCCATTCTGGCTATCAAAATAAATTTCTCGATGAATCATTGTGTACGAATGTCTCATCCGTCTTGACGGTTTTAGTTTCGATTGAGTTTTTCTTCATTTCATCAAAGGATCGGGATCATGATGCAGCAGCATACACGGAAACGTGGTTTTACATTAATTGAGTTACTCGTCGTCATTGCCATTATTGCGATCCTGATTGCGCTCTTGCTGCCAGCGGTTCAGCAGGCACGAGAAGCGGCCCGGAAAAGTGCCTGTAAGAATAACATGAAACAGCTTGGGTTAGCCTTTCATAATTATCATGAAACGTTCAAACAATTTCCACTGCAACAGACCTGTTGCGGGCCGGCCGACTCTGGAACCCCTGCTCCGCAGACGTGGCGAATTCGACACAGCTGGACGGTACGGATTCTGCCTTATGTCGACCAGGCTCCTCTTTACAATCAGATCAACTTCAGCACGGACGGCATGCATGGCACCAATCTTGCGCTGAAGAAAGAACGACTGAAGGTGGTTGAATGCCCGTCCGATCCGTTGATTCAGGATACCGATACCGGGGCCGATGATATCAGTGGCGAACAGAGAGGGCAGACCGACTACGCGATCTCAGCCGGCGGTCATCCCAACAATACTTCGACTACTCCGGGAACGTCTGGCGCGGCCTACGGGCAATTCAGCAGTATACCCAGGGTAAGAGATGTGCGTGGCATGTTCAGTCGCAGTGGTTACTCTGCCAGAATCAGTCAGGTGACCGACGGGACAACGAATACGATCATGATTGGTGAAGTCGTCGGCCCGCTCTGTCTCTGGCAGGATTGGGGTTATCAGAGCTGGGGCACGATGGCACACCCGATCAATTACCGAAACGAAGAATTGATTGCCGGGACGGTGAGTCGGGGTGATCACAGTGTCTGCATCGGGTTTCGCAGCCGACATGAAGGGGGCGCCTTCTTCACCATGGCCGACGGCAGTGTGCATTTTCTAAGCGAAAACATTGACGGCAATCTTTACCGGAATCTGGGAGACAAGGCCGATGGGAATCCGGTCGATGGATTTGGTGGTTAAGCAATCCGTCGCTGCAAACTGTCTACAACGAGATCGAGTTTGAAATTGAGAGGAGCAATATGACAGGTTTTTTGAACCAAATGCAGCGTTTCGTATTACTGGTATCGAGCATTCTGGTTTGCGGATGCGGGGGAGGCGTTGACGACGCACCCGAAGTGGCGCAAGTGCAGGGATCGGTAATGTGGAATGGAAAACCCCTTGAAGCAGGGACGATTGCCTTTCATCCCGCTTCGGGCCGCTCTGCTTCGGGGGTGATTAAAGGGGGCGAGATTGTCGAAGTTACAACGACGACCAAAGGGGACGGCGCCCCCGTGGGTGAGAATCAAGTCACGATCTTTGCCACAAAGCCAGATCCCAAAGATCCCTCCGGGATGGGAAGCATCTCGCTGATTCCCGTGCGATACAATGATGTCAAAAAGTCCGGACTGAAAGCCACGATTAAACCGAATGAGGAAAATAAGGTTAACTTTGATCTGGTGAAGTAAGAGATGTAAGAAGAATAAAGGGGGCATGCTTATAAAAAATCCAGCCCCTTTCATCTTCCCTCTAAACCATCCACCTGAATGGAATGCGAGTTTTTTAGATCTTGTCCTGAAATTGCAAAACTACTAAACTTCAGTATCTCATTCAGATGAATGATCTCCTATCAAAACAGCACGTTTAAGCAGCCACCATTTTCTGACAGTGGTCAATCTTAAAAGTTTCAAGGAGGGATGGCAGGCATCAACAAATTGACTTCGCAAACTCGATCGGTCCCCATTAAGTTGCCGATTGTTTTCATTTTCGGTTTCATCGTCCTCCTGCTCTCTCCGCTTTCGAAAAGTTGGGGTCAGCCGTGGAAGAACGGTCTTCGTCCGAATCAGATCATTCCTGAAAAAAAAGAGACTTCTAAGACAACTTCGCCGGTTTCTACAGGAAGCGCTGCACTCACCCTGCCACGGAAAGTCAAATATGTGATGTATTCTCGGACCAAGGTTCCCAGTGGAAACTCTGCACCCACGAAGTCGATTGATGATCTTCCGCCAGAGAAAAGAAAGCGGTTCGATCAGGCTTACAAAAATTGGCAATCCGCCCTGAAAATTGAACGTGAATTGCAGCTTAAAATTCTGGAAGAGAATCAACTTCTTGGAACAGCTGTCAAGAAACTCAACGGTGAATTGTCAACAAGAGAATCTCAACTTAAACAAGAGCTCAGCAAGTTGCCCTCCGGATGGAACACAATTCTCCAGCCAAAGAATTCCCCAGAGAGACAGCGCTGGGTGATTGCCTTTCATCGAGCCAATCTAGGCAAGGTGTACCAGGAATTAGCAGAAGATAAGCAGTTTCGACCGTTGCTTGCCTGGTGGGCCCAATTCGTATTCACTGATGAGAGGCTGAAATCATTTGTTTTTAAGGAAGACCTCAAAGGTTCGATTCTGGAGAATCAAAAAAACGATTCGACTCTCACTAACGAAGAATATTTAAATACTCTCCTGACGATGTATGAACGGCATAGCAATCGCTATCAAGAAGAGTTGCATTCTGCACAAACAGACTTACAGGTCCCTGCCGAGTTACCGAAGTTGCTGACGGATTTAAGCCGAATCAATGTGCAGCATCTGATTTGTTCCACATACAAACGGCTGAGTATTCCACCACCTGAGCTGAGTGTTGCCAGACAGAACACGGAAAAGGTCACTCAAGAGCTAACACAAATCTGGCCGCAATGGCATCTCTATCACAAAGCAGAATCACAGCGTTTATTAAAAGAACTTGACGAAAAAAATAAGTGACTTGCAAGAGAAAAACGGGAGAGAGACACACGATCTGCCCACCCGACCGTTTCCCCCATCGGTTCATCTGGCTTTTCGGTATCAGTTTCGTGGTCCTGTTACTTGCCTGTATTTGGCTCTGTTTTTTCAAAAAAAGAAATTCGAAATCAAATCTCGCAACCTGGCTCCGCTCACAATATTGAATATCTTGTCGAGTTGATTCTAATTGCAATTCAAACTTAGATATTAAGAGGAGGCAGGTCTCTTTCGTATTGGTTCCTGTCCCCTTTTTAGTCTGCTTTTTACTTGCCCTCCCCACGTCAGTTATGCACCGACTCATATTGAGTCAGATACCAGCCCTCCGCAATCCGCTCCGACCGGATGAGGTGCGAAGTCCAGTATTTGCCGGGAACTTTCTCCAGCGGCCCACTCTCCGGTGGGTGATATTCTAACAGAAACAGATAGTGCGGCCCCAGTGCGAAGCTGACGCCTCCATCCGGAAGTTGCACTATGTCAGCACCGAATGTTTCATGGGTTTTATACTGTGTCTTTCCAAGGGGGGTGAGCTTCCCCGGACGTTGTTCATGCGCAAAGTATTTCCCGATTCCAGGCAGCGTCCCCGACTTGGTGGGCCATTTCTGCAGCAACGGTTCCAGCACGCTCTCAAAACGGGGGAGATCACGGGAGATTCGCTGCCGGGCTGCGTACCAGAGTAGATTGTCCTGTTGATCTATCACAGCCACGAAACCGCAGACCACCAATGTGAATCCCAGCAGATACATTCTGCTCGCGCCCTTCAGTATGATGTGCGTTCCTGCCAGCAGCAAAGAGACGGCACTGCCACACATGATGAAGATCATCACACCAATCCGGGGTCCAAGGACCGAGAGGGAGTGCGTTCGCTGGTAAAACGTGGGTTTCCCGACTTCTTCTAAAAAACTTGCCCCCATTGCGTTCAAATTCAGAAAAACCTGGCCCGTCTCGTCGGGTATCCTCAGATCGATGCGCGCCCAGGTATACGCAGATTGGAAACTGGCATCCATCCAGAGCCAGACAGGCACAATGAGCAGTACCAGAAAGAGAAAACAGAGCGACCACATTGAGGCCTTGGCAGAAACATTCCGTGCCACTTTCAGCAGCTTTCTCACTTTAATACGGAAATTGTTTGTTGACACGGCAAACAGGGCGAACGCGGTCGCGCAAACGAATATCCCCGCCAGCAGGGACTCACGGAAACTCATCAACCAGCCCACAAA
This genomic interval from Gimesia alba contains the following:
- a CDS encoding DUF1559 domain-containing protein, whose product is MMQQHTRKRGFTLIELLVVIAIIAILIALLLPAVQQAREAARKSACKNNMKQLGLAFHNYHETFKQFPLQQTCCGPADSGTPAPQTWRIRHSWTVRILPYVDQAPLYNQINFSTDGMHGTNLALKKERLKVVECPSDPLIQDTDTGADDISGEQRGQTDYAISAGGHPNNTSTTPGTSGAAYGQFSSIPRVRDVRGMFSRSGYSARISQVTDGTTNTIMIGEVVGPLCLWQDWGYQSWGTMAHPINYRNEELIAGTVSRGDHSVCIGFRSRHEGGAFFTMADGSVHFLSENIDGNLYRNLGDKADGNPVDGFGG